Proteins encoded within one genomic window of Saccharopolyspora pogona:
- a CDS encoding WXG100-like domain-containing protein: MFSSIMVPEGVRRLFQVLTGEDMTDADEGVLFAVADALESGAVGVGEVGGFVAELVGKVRTEFSGKAADRFAGGLEVFDGLLSSGEGALRELAVFVRDLARQVRYLKLVTIYGLELLLLEMAWAVAMAGATGGASMAWLAARMAVMRLLLSRWWGQLFMRLAMAAAGGVAFNVVPDLQAQLQMLGEKSGDKWDGKLTEQAAGMGAFSALVSLPMSALGGLVSNALTTVLVRGLGDEVDAAILEAAVRRAVAEHAELYPVSAMARFADVVGEHLDVYAGMSVRGMWSARFGSGIGEALENALSELFGEVGYLVATGQEVTWNPFSVTAGFFESVFSGVGNLAGLAWRGKLHPEGPSPYLEGTSRREGTTTDGGGFDEEKTPLLGTGSGSQTGNTPGSPGKDNTFDASDSSKPSDASKPSDVDSVFPVRPVDSAAVSVPSRKDPVVSGSSPVSAVVVGGTDGKRGADDSVPGGKPARGVPVVPGSGQDRPVTPLPAYSDGVVGSGQDRSVTPPPAYRPVAGGDPVPGGHGVDVPGNRPLEVLTSQTPDSPAVTPHASGVPADTALPETGRPGSAVDSDTGVPADAALPETVRSGSVVDSGSGVPAGQPTSPNGMPGRDGDSHVDLVAAHGDSHRVDGAAVSPDSAMVPVEGSQAVPYLRQDPAAVLPVGLPVDTVRVPVPADVVAGGGLVEFVRGGVADSTGGPVLLVSPGNSTAGVVVSPGQGSALAQGMGRDVVAMTPGQGGRTPQWTVFGADGSARPLAGPGAPVPAGGRGGVAGLADATTAVPAGTAASGTAPVREWSDSDVRGEIERARQLELSPEDKDAVRLIVQGTHDIRRLAGRGAAVSLDEVVALVAAKRRELGRDHRNQLGRDHRGQVVEFSRELADRLGTEGSGLSIQAGAGPADQAGRSGESAAGSGRHTSGGPSLSGAAVPVDDTAGAAGDQRGPEEQAASTVVEIRERIAALQDAVELLEAQKAELEAVQERDEDRQALWESERALQAELAVLRAELAKFVPAGIARLAELTGRMERHLGAMPSDFDPNGVRANVETAKNMVRQGDWTSADLHKVEESFPGAEAAERALRNARRAKVREVYVQAKRAIAQGQGRVPVTYFEDGVPGGVSSRPDVRLGFEVEFKLPGDNFDARVDSLGAELEQAGLVDWRAAHGSKLVIKKEAEAILSNHRWVLLKESERFEVEATSPILRNDTERPVGEQVWPSMEKLLGAVQRQGGFGSESGGHINVSFVWQLTPVQYVRVAQVAKVFEAVLYRLGNVAGGDESKQRHVGHAGPISLPSDPYAVDGTGADGYDSLPNPDDKYRAVRFDAVGFDSDRLEFRVWAGDAGELTGNPGLWQVRAELSAAMMLAGTDPGIYRELDRLMGDPDLLGYDDQTRDEGAWLEKLAEFLELLPLSEAGQVQVVQLFAWTRPWKLSDVEEGYPALIVSLPQQSVLFPAPGASKAQVVAQAYSYQLYKDASLVVARMTSDRSGIRLRNGQAINFADFARLLNAYHVGRESLYNEEMWTVLAIPRASSELLVAVLQAVNGPVLATISDVCRTPDGRLLAGDYERQSDGRVQFRPARDGWIEVTNNEDEPGRFTGKFDLGEALMDCRTRLLPGDPAEVYRYWPARGSGS; this comes from the coding sequence ATGTTTTCGTCGATCATGGTGCCGGAGGGGGTGAGGCGGCTTTTTCAGGTGTTGACGGGTGAGGATATGACGGATGCGGATGAGGGTGTGTTGTTCGCGGTGGCGGATGCGTTGGAGTCGGGTGCGGTGGGGGTGGGGGAGGTGGGGGGTTTTGTGGCGGAGTTGGTGGGGAAGGTGCGGACGGAGTTTTCGGGGAAGGCGGCGGACCGGTTCGCGGGGGGTTTGGAGGTTTTCGATGGGTTGTTGTCTTCGGGGGAGGGGGCGTTGCGGGAGTTGGCGGTGTTCGTGCGGGATCTGGCGCGGCAGGTGCGGTATTTGAAGTTGGTGACGATTTATGGTTTGGAATTGTTGTTGTTGGAGATGGCGTGGGCGGTGGCGATGGCGGGGGCGACCGGTGGTGCGTCGATGGCGTGGCTGGCGGCGCGGATGGCGGTGATGCGGTTGTTGTTGTCGCGGTGGTGGGGTCAGTTGTTCATGCGGTTGGCGATGGCGGCGGCCGGTGGTGTGGCGTTCAACGTGGTACCGGATCTGCAGGCCCAGTTGCAGATGCTGGGTGAGAAGTCGGGTGACAAGTGGGACGGGAAGCTGACCGAGCAGGCGGCGGGAATGGGGGCGTTTTCGGCGTTGGTGTCGCTGCCGATGTCGGCGCTGGGTGGTCTGGTGAGCAACGCGTTGACGACGGTGCTGGTGCGGGGGCTGGGCGATGAGGTGGACGCGGCGATTCTGGAGGCGGCGGTGAGGCGGGCGGTGGCCGAGCATGCGGAGTTGTATCCGGTGTCGGCGATGGCGCGCTTCGCGGATGTGGTGGGGGAGCATTTGGATGTTTATGCGGGGATGTCGGTGCGGGGCATGTGGTCGGCGCGGTTCGGCAGCGGGATCGGGGAGGCGTTGGAGAACGCGTTGTCGGAGTTGTTCGGGGAGGTGGGGTATCTGGTGGCCACGGGCCAGGAAGTGACCTGGAACCCGTTCTCGGTGACGGCGGGCTTCTTCGAGTCGGTGTTCTCCGGTGTGGGGAATCTGGCGGGTTTGGCGTGGCGGGGCAAGCTGCACCCGGAAGGCCCAAGCCCGTACCTCGAGGGCACCAGCCGGCGTGAGGGCACCACCACCGATGGTGGCGGGTTCGACGAGGAGAAAACCCCACTGCTGGGAACAGGGTCCGGGTCGCAGACAGGGAACACCCCTGGCTCCCCGGGCAAGGACAACACGTTCGATGCCTCCGATTCCTCGAAGCCCTCGGATGCCTCGAAGCCGTCTGATGTGGACTCTGTTTTCCCGGTCAGGCCGGTGGATTCGGCTGCGGTGTCGGTGCCCTCCCGCAAGGACCCCGTGGTGTCCGGTTCCTCTCCGGTGTCTGCCGTTGTTGTGGGTGGTACGGACGGTAAGAGGGGCGCCGATGACAGTGTGCCGGGCGGAAAGCCGGCTCGTGGTGTTCCGGTGGTGCCCGGTTCCGGGCAGGACCGGCCGGTGACGCCGCTGCCGGCGTATTCCGATGGGGTAGTGGGTTCCGGGCAGGATCGATCGGTGACGCCGCCGCCGGCGTACCGTCCGGTTGCCGGTGGCGATCCGGTGCCCGGAGGGCATGGTGTGGATGTGCCGGGGAACCGGCCGCTGGAGGTGCTTACCTCGCAGACACCGGACTCACCGGCGGTGACCCCACATGCTTCTGGTGTGCCCGCGGATACCGCGTTGCCGGAGACTGGCAGGCCCGGGTCTGCCGTGGACTCCGACACTGGTGTGCCCGCGGATGCCGCGTTGCCGGAGACTGTCAGGTCCGGGTCTGTCGTGGACTCCGGCAGTGGTGTGCCCGCGGGGCAGCCGACGTCGCCGAATGGGATGCCCGGCCGCGATGGGGATTCCCATGTGGACTTGGTTGCGGCGCATGGGGATTCGCATCGTGTGGATGGGGCTGCGGTGTCGCCGGATTCGGCGATGGTGCCGGTGGAGGGGTCGCAGGCGGTGCCGTATCTGCGGCAGGATCCGGCGGCGGTGCTGCCTGTGGGGTTGCCGGTGGACACGGTGCGGGTGCCGGTGCCCGCGGATGTGGTTGCTGGTGGCGGGTTGGTGGAGTTCGTGCGGGGCGGTGTGGCGGATTCAACGGGCGGGCCTGTGCTGCTGGTGTCCCCAGGCAATTCGACTGCGGGTGTGGTGGTATCGCCTGGTCAGGGTTCGGCCCTGGCGCAGGGTATGGGGCGTGATGTTGTCGCGATGACGCCGGGACAGGGCGGGCGCACACCGCAGTGGACGGTATTCGGTGCGGATGGATCGGCTAGGCCGCTGGCCGGGCCCGGTGCTCCGGTGCCGGCCGGGGGGCGTGGGGGCGTGGCCGGTCTGGCGGACGCCACGACTGCTGTTCCGGCTGGTACGGCAGCGTCGGGCACAGCGCCGGTGCGGGAGTGGTCGGACTCGGATGTGCGGGGGGAGATCGAGCGGGCGAGGCAGCTGGAGTTGTCCCCGGAGGACAAGGACGCGGTGCGGCTGATTGTGCAGGGCACGCATGACATCCGGAGGCTGGCTGGTCGGGGCGCTGCCGTGTCGCTGGACGAGGTGGTGGCGTTGGTCGCGGCCAAGCGCCGCGAGCTCGGCCGTGATCACCGGAACCAGCTCGGCCGTGATCATCGGGGCCAAGTGGTGGAGTTTTCCCGGGAGTTGGCGGACAGGCTGGGCACGGAGGGCAGCGGGCTGAGCATCCAGGCCGGGGCCGGGCCGGCGGATCAGGCGGGGCGTTCGGGGGAATCCGCGGCGGGATCGGGTCGGCACACCAGCGGTGGGCCTTCACTGTCGGGTGCTGCGGTGCCGGTGGATGACACCGCGGGCGCTGCCGGGGATCAGAGGGGGCCGGAGGAGCAGGCTGCGTCGACTGTGGTTGAGATTCGGGAGCGGATTGCGGCTTTGCAGGATGCGGTGGAGTTGCTTGAGGCGCAGAAGGCGGAGTTGGAGGCGGTGCAGGAGCGGGATGAGGATCGGCAGGCGTTGTGGGAGTCGGAGAGGGCTTTGCAGGCCGAGTTGGCGGTGTTGCGGGCCGAGTTGGCGAAGTTCGTGCCGGCTGGGATTGCGAGGTTGGCTGAGCTGACGGGTCGGATGGAGCGGCATTTGGGGGCGATGCCGTCGGATTTCGATCCGAACGGTGTGCGTGCGAACGTCGAAACTGCGAAGAACATGGTGCGGCAGGGGGACTGGACTTCGGCGGATTTGCACAAAGTTGAGGAGAGTTTTCCTGGAGCGGAGGCGGCGGAGAGGGCGTTGCGCAATGCTCGCCGGGCGAAGGTGCGTGAGGTGTATGTGCAGGCGAAGCGGGCGATTGCGCAGGGGCAGGGGCGTGTTCCGGTCACTTATTTCGAGGACGGTGTGCCGGGTGGGGTGAGCTCTCGGCCGGACGTGCGTCTGGGGTTCGAGGTCGAGTTCAAGCTCCCGGGCGATAATTTCGATGCGCGGGTCGACAGTCTGGGGGCGGAGCTCGAACAAGCAGGGCTGGTGGATTGGCGGGCCGCCCACGGCTCGAAGCTGGTTATTAAGAAGGAAGCGGAGGCGATTCTGTCCAACCATAGGTGGGTGTTGCTCAAGGAGTCGGAGCGTTTCGAGGTGGAGGCGACATCGCCGATCCTGCGTAATGACACTGAGCGGCCCGTCGGGGAGCAGGTGTGGCCCAGTATGGAGAAGTTGCTGGGCGCGGTACAGCGGCAGGGCGGTTTTGGCTCGGAGTCAGGTGGGCATATCAATGTCAGTTTCGTCTGGCAGTTGACTCCTGTGCAGTACGTGCGTGTGGCGCAGGTCGCGAAGGTCTTCGAGGCGGTGCTCTACCGGCTGGGTAACGTTGCAGGCGGCGACGAGTCGAAGCAACGCCACGTCGGGCACGCTGGGCCGATTTCGCTTCCGTCGGATCCGTACGCGGTGGACGGCACCGGTGCCGACGGGTACGACTCCCTTCCCAACCCGGACGATAAGTATCGTGCGGTGCGTTTTGACGCCGTTGGATTTGACAGCGATCGGCTTGAGTTCCGGGTGTGGGCTGGGGACGCGGGTGAGCTGACCGGGAATCCCGGGTTGTGGCAGGTGCGGGCCGAGTTGAGCGCGGCGATGATGCTGGCCGGTACCGATCCGGGGATCTACCGGGAGCTGGATCGGTTGATGGGTGATCCGGATCTGCTGGGTTATGACGACCAGACCAGGGATGAGGGGGCCTGGCTGGAGAAGCTGGCGGAGTTCCTGGAGTTGTTGCCGCTGAGCGAGGCCGGGCAGGTGCAGGTGGTGCAGCTTTTCGCCTGGACACGCCCGTGGAAGCTCAGCGATGTAGAAGAAGGCTACCCGGCGCTGATCGTGAGCCTGCCCCAACAGTCGGTGCTGTTCCCGGCCCCAGGTGCTTCGAAGGCGCAGGTCGTCGCCCAGGCGTACTCGTACCAGTTGTACAAGGACGCGAGCCTCGTCGTGGCCCGGATGACGTCAGACCGTTCCGGGATTCGCCTCCGGAATGGGCAGGCGATCAATTTTGCGGATTTCGCCCGTTTGCTCAACGCGTACCACGTCGGACGCGAGTCGTTATACAACGAAGAAATGTGGACGGTGCTGGCGATTCCCCGCGCCTCCAGTGAGCTGCTGGTAGCGGTGCTGCAGGCCGTTAACGGACCGGTATTGGCGACTATTTCGGACGTGTGCAGAACACCGGACGGGCGTCTGCTTGCCGGAGATTACGAACGGCAAAGCGATGGTCGCGTTCAATTCCGTCCCGCCAGAGATGGGTGGATCGAAGTCACCAACAACGAAGACGAGCCCGGCCGGTTTACTGGTAAGTTTGATCTGGGCGAGGCGTTGATGGATTGCAGGACCAGACTTTTGCCCGGCGATCCTGCTGAGGTTTATCGGTATTGGCCCGCACGTGGATCGGGGTCGTGA